A section of the Pochonia chlamydosporia 170 chromosome 2, whole genome shotgun sequence genome encodes:
- a CDS encoding v-SNARE protein (similar to Metarhizium robertsii ARSEF 23 XP_007821707.1): MNVQYNSALRQSKSIRHELDTLNSKGSSTPGEIGNVSASVSSFTKTIDEYNRLARQEIFPKKQEEAFERVKRFRDDLSDFRSQIDGLKRAREDSQYQNNKTELLGRRPYNATPENPYANASTDNNSSYYAQNTPYTAGPLTTGSGDEVRESHAFREQAFFAQTHSALDEYIARGQAVLGDLGQQRERLKSTQKRLYSVGNTLGISGDTIRMVERRARQDKWIFLGGVVVFFTFCWLVLHYLR; encoded by the exons ATG AACGTGCAATACAACTCTGCCCTACGGCAGAGTAAATCGATCCGCCACGAGCTTGACAccctcaactccaagggATCCTCCACACCAGGCGAGATTGGCAATGTATCAGCGTCAGTGTCGTCATTCACCAAAACCATCGACGAATACAACCGCCTTGCACGACAAGAAATTTTTCCtaagaaacaagaagaggctTTCGAGCGCGTGAAACGCTTTCGCGATGACCTCTCTGATTTTCGATCCCAAATCGACGGCCTGAAGAGAGCCAGGGAAGATTCGCAAtaccaaaacaacaaaacaGAGCTTCTAGGTCGACGACCGTACAACGCTACGCCCGAGAACCCATACGCAAACGCATCAACAGacaacaactcatcataCTATGCTCAGAACACACCATACACAGCCGGGCCGCTGACGACGGGATCTGGAGACGAAGTGCGGGAGTCGCATGCTTTCCGAGAACAAGCCTTCTTTGCGCAGACTCACTCAGCCTTGGACGAGTACATTGCTAGAGGCCAAGCCGTCCTGGGTGACCTCGGCCAACAGAGGGAGAGACTCAAGAGCACGCAGAAGCGATTATACAGCGTTGGTAACACGTTGGGTATCAGCGGTGACACCATCCGCATGGTGGAAAGACGGGCTCGGCAAGATAAGTGGATATTCCTGGGTGGCGTCGTTGTATTCTTTACGTTCTGctggttggtgttgcacTACCTGCGGTGA
- a CDS encoding general substrate transporter (similar to Cordyceps militaris CM01 XP_006668092.1), with amino-acid sequence MNEQDTRPPETSQEKETGPSAVGSANEDTEKQVPAAQDNGDRPYSIFTPWQKRAIVLGAAGTAFFSPLTAQIYLPALTQLSNDLNVTNTQINLTITTYMIFQGITPMFIGSLADSGGRRPAYIVCFVIYVAANIGLALAPGYSALLGLRCLQSAGSSSTVALCTAVVADVVTSAERGQYVGFTVIPAVLAPSLGPVIGGLLSQYLGWRAIFWFLAIFSGVAMILIFLFFPETCRGIVDDGSLTPPPLYRSVWQSIQLRRRRKARRQNSLSRVTTNASSASKAENKFKFKPPNLLGSLFLLFEKETGLLLWTSSLVFAGFYCIATAMPSLFSKRYGYNEIQVGLMYLPLAVGSIGAATIVGPSINRNYKRHCIRSGIPYDRSRQPDLSQFPIEKARLEIGLPLLCLGGACLIGWGWAMHAVTHVAVPCVISFFLGIGMIGYNNTTNILLVDVHPGRAGTATAANNLTRCLVGAGASAAIVPMIDTMGVGPAFTLVGGLYFVCIIPLLLILKFGKKWRAEAKAKAEAKKVKKQQKHEEDSATEDLQQDREVERCDKETHT; translated from the coding sequence ATGAACGAACAAGACACAAGACCTCCAGAAACGTCacaagaaaaagagacaGGGCCTTCTGCAGTTGGTAGTGCCAATGAAGATACGGAAAAACAAGTCCCTGCTGCCCAAGACAATGGTGACAGGCCGTATTCCATTTTCACACCATGGCAGAAACGAGCCATTGTTCTTGGTGCGGCTGGAACAGCattcttctctcctctcaCTGCACAAATATATCTGCCGGCACTGACACAGCTTTCAAATGATCTGAATGTGACCAACACGCAGATCAATTTGACCATTACAACCTACATGATCTTTCAAGGCATAACTCCAATGTTTATTGGGTCGTTGGCTGATAGTGGTGGTCGACGGCCAGCGTACATTGTGTGCTTCGTTATTTACGTTGCCGCCAACATTGGCCTGGCTCTGGCGCCGGGATATAGTGCATTGCTAGGACTGAGATGCCTTCAGTCAGCCGGCTCGAGTAGCACCGTGGCCCTCTGTACAGCAGTAGTTGCCGATGTAGTTACGAGCGCCGAAAGAGGACAATATGTTGGGTTCACAGTCATCCCGGCAGTCCTCGCTCCGTCACTGGGTCCGGTAATTGGCGGCCTACTTTCTCAGTACCTTGGATGGAGAGCAATATTCTggttcttggccatcttttCTGGTGTGGCAATGATTCTCATattcctcttcttcccaGAGACCTGCCGTGGGATCGTGGACGACGGCTCCCTTACTCCGCCTCCATTGTACCGGTCCGTCTGGCAATCGATCCAGCTTCGACGGAGAAGAAAGGCACGGCGTCAAAACTCATTATCTAGGGTGACCACAAATGCAAGCAGCGCGAGCAAGGCCGAGAATAAGTTCAAATTTAAACCGCCAAACCTCCTGGGCTCGTTGTTTTTACTATTCGAAAAGGAAACTGGCTTGCTGCTTTGGACAAGTAGTCTTGTGTTTGCTGGTTTCTATTGCATTGCGACAGCAATGCCTAGTTTGTTTTCCAAGCGTTACGGATACAACGAGATACAAGTTGGGCTGATGTATCTTCCTCTGGCGGTTGGCTCAATTGGCGCGGCAACTATAGTTGGCCCGTCTATAAACAGGAATTACAAGCGCCACTGTATAAGGTCCGGCATCCCATATGATCGAAGCCGACAGCCCGACTTGTCCCAGTTTCCTATCGAGAAAGCCCGTCTGGAAATTGGCCTGCCTTTGCTGTGCCTGGGAGGAGCGTGCTTGATAGGATGGGGATGGGCAATGCACGCCGTCACTCACGTCGCTGTACCATGCGTTATCAGCTTCTTTCTGGGAATTGGCATGATTGGATACAATAACACGACAAATATCCTTCTCGTCGACGTCCACCCTGGCCGAGCTGGCACTGCGACGGCTGCTAATAACCTTACACGATGCTTGGTTGGCGCAGGAGCCAGCGCTGCAATTGTCCCCATGATTGATACCATGGGTGTCGGACCTGCTTTCACTCTTGTTGGTGGACTCTATTTCGTCTGCATTATTCCACTATTGCTGATtctcaagtttggcaagaaatGGAGAGcggaggcaaaggcaaaggcggaggcgaagaaggtgaagaagcagcagaaacaTGAAGAAGATTCGGCAACTGAAGACCTGCAACAAGATAGAGAGGTTGAAAGGTGTGATAAAGAGACGCACACTTAA
- a CDS encoding CAMK protein kinase (similar to Cladophialophora psammophila CBS 110553 XP_007747006.1) has product MRQDSSFMTANPAATLHSCLEICSRLSTWTESQDSSPISELVRGRVASCVAAVRNFVRYIHDEKCNSSDRYPTEAASVHTQTVRLVHSHITEALTLLSFASRVDRGGDWESLDALYAKQNILGGMNASASEPNYVHRYVREFGLLAQLSVGLIDPMNALEQIRAYFSPRYIHSYTSRRHCPYVVDATAPASRGGFGTVRKVRHTLLNPSFAEKSIQNIFSKAERDDIMREIGVLEVCHHRNIVQFIDAFEIEEEPDAIYIILYPWAPFTLQQFLHGQDNTRRNKCPWFNIDNHESDLIIFRVMNEMAQAVTYLHHLSIKHKDIKPENILLQHAETDQVTPLLTDVGRSKIFSHGSSTDFSKQGSYQFLSLEQIQELESTLKVDIWQLGCCFAMLLAVASGGTPAVRKLWSSFQDTKSRASCNIALEYESFMKCFGEICLPRCHKSQWKQAYVLVTRMLNLTAKDRIGAEDVCEALQTLMST; this is encoded by the exons ATGAGACAAGACTCAAGCTTTATGACAGCCAATCCGGCAGCGACTTTACATTCATGCCTTGAAATATGCTCCCGCCTATCAACTTGGACGGAGTCTCAAGACTCGTCTCCAATAAGCGAGCTTGTCCGAGGCCGAGTTGCAAGTTGCGTTGCTGCCGTTCGTAACTTTGTCCGCTACATACACGACGAGAAGTGTAATAGCTCTGACCGTTACCCAACCGAGGCAGCTTCTGTACATACGCAGACAGTAAGACTGGTACATAGTCATATCACCGAAGCCCTCACTCTCCTCAGTTTTGCTAGTCGTGTTGATAGAGGTGGTGATTGGGAGAGCCTTGACGCACTTTATGCAAAGCAGAACATCTTGGGAGGCATGAATGCCTCAGCTTCCGAACCAAATTATGTACATCGCTATGTACGGGAGTTTGGTTTACTCGCGCAGCTCAGCGTCGGCTT GATTGATCCCATGAACGCGTTAGAACAAATCAGAGCGTATTTTTCACCTCGATACATTCATTCCTACACAAGCCGGAGACACTGTCCATATGTTGTCGATGCAACAGCTCCCGCTAGCCGTGGTGGCTTTGGAACAGTCCGTAAAGTTAGGCACACATTGTTGAATCCTTCGTTCGCGGAAAAGTCAATTCAGAATATATTTAGCAAGGCCGAGCGGGACGATATCATGCGAGAAATAGGTGTACTTGAAGTATGTCACCATCGAAACATTGTCCAGTTTATCGACGCCTTCGAGATTGAAGAGGAACCGGATGCGATATATATCATACTGTACCCATGGGCTCCGTTCACCTTGCAACAATTTCTTCACGGTCAAGACAACACACGCCGGAACAAATGCCCGTGGTTCAATATCGACAACCATGAGTCTGATCTCATCATATTCCGCGTTATGAACGAGATGGCCCAAGCTGTCACATACCTACACCATCTGTCAATCAAACACAAAGATATTAAGCCAGAGAACATACTACTGCAACATGCCGAAACCGACCAGGTCACTCCGCTTCTTACCGACGTTGGTCGAAGTAAGATCTTCTCTCACGGGTCCAGCACAGATTTCTCGAAACAGGGTTCATATCAGTTTCTGTCTCTAGAGCAGATTCAGGAGCTTGAGAGCACGCTCAAGGTTGACATCTGGCAGTTGGGCTGCTGTTTTGCCATGCTTCTGGCTGTTGCTTCTGGAGGGACGCCAGCGGTGAGAAAGCTGTGGAGCAGCTTCCAGGATACCAAGAGCCGTGCGTCCTGCAATATCGCTCTAGAGTACGAATCATTCATGAAATGCTTTGGTGAGATTTGCTTGCCACGGTGCCACAAATCGCAGTGGAAGCAAGCCTACGTTCTTGTGACGCGTATGCTCAATTTGACTGCTAAGGATAGGATTGGAGCTGAGGACGTGTGTGAAGCGCTTCAAACACtgatgtcaacatga